The window GGCTTCGAAGCCGTTGTGTTCGCCGACCACTTTGCCATTGGTGGTCACGATTTCGCCGGCGGTTGCGCCGACCATTTCAGGGCGACGCGATTTGACGAAGTCGCTGTGATGACCTTGGGTGACAAAGCAAATTTCTTGGCTGTCCTTTTTGTCCGATACACCCAGTCCAAGCGACGTCGCCATTTCGCGAATTTCGGGTTTGGTGAAATCGCCGACGGGCAACATCATGCGTGGCAAGCGGGCTGGGTCGATTCCGAACAAAGCGTAGGACTGGTCCTTGTGCCCGTCCAATCCGCGATGCAGTTCGGACCGGCCGTTGGAATGAACCATCCGCGCATAGTGTCCAGTCGCGACGAACTCAGCGTCGACACCATCGGCATAATCGAACAGGCGGCCAAACTTGATCCAGTGATTGCACTTCACACATGGATTGGGTGTACGTGCGGCGAGGTAATCGTCGACGAAGTAGTCCACGATCTTGCGGAAGTCTTCTTGCAGATCGAGCGAGTAGAACGGGATACCCATCGACATCGCGACTCGGCGGGCGTCGGCGGCATCGGTCGCGCTGCAGCAGCCTTGTTTGTGGTCGGCTCGTTTTCCGCCTGCGGAATCGCCCAGCACCGGCAGGTTCAGCGGATTCGCATTTTGGGGCTCGTCGGAATCGATTCGGCAAGCGGCGGCGGAGGCTTCGCCATGGCGCATGAAGACACCGATCACTTCGTGACCGTCACGCAAAAGCAGGTGGGCTGCGACGCTGGAATCAACGCCGCCACTCATCGCGAGAACCACGCGAGACATGTAGAATCCGATAACCAAAAAAGAACAATTGGCGGGCCTTGCACACGCCGTGCACGGCCTCGCCTATTTACCATCATATCCGAGAGGGACATTTCGTCATGGACGCTGAATTAACACAACGCAGCCAAGCGATCCGCAGCCGCCTGGTCCAGCTTCAGGACTCTCTTTGACCACTCTGGCAAAAACGACGCGATCAAAAAAATCGAAGGTCAGATGGGAGCTCCCGATTTTTGGGACGACAGCGAAGCAGCTCAAAAGGTTGTGATGCAGCTGAAGGGTCTGAAGGGAATCGTCTCTCCTTTGAATGAGCTTGAGTCATCAGCCGAGGAC of the Rhodopirellula bahusiensis genome contains:
- the mnmA gene encoding tRNA 2-thiouridine(34) synthase MnmA; the protein is MSRVVLAMSGGVDSSVAAHLLLRDGHEVIGVFMRHGEASAAACRIDSDEPQNANPLNLPVLGDSAGGKRADHKQGCCSATDAADARRVAMSMGIPFYSLDLQEDFRKIVDYFVDDYLAARTPNPCVKCNHWIKFGRLFDYADGVDAEFVATGHYARMVHSNGRSELHRGLDGHKDQSYALFGIDPARLPRMMLPVGDFTKPEIREMATSLGLGVSDKKDSQEICFVTQGHHSDFVKSRRPEMVGATAGEIVTTNGKVVGEHNGFEAFTIGQRKRLGVAMGEPHFVIRIEPDTRRVVIGRSEELLRPGLIADQCNWFVTPEELAEAKSVGIQIRYNGKPHPGRVEIDESDPTQMKVMFSEPQAAVAPGQAAVVYDGERVLGGGWITQAIDRDRGREVRLSRTPLPQNRTCGSPAYGSPVSG